AGCAGGGAGAGCAGGACGCTGACTCGTTGTCCGCCGGAAAGGTCTTCCAACCTTCGATAACTACCGTCGTCCATCCGAAGTTCCAACACGTACCGATCGGGACAGCGAATGGCCGCCAACTCCCGCCGTTTCGCTTGGCTCATGGCTTCACGGAAAGTAGCTTGAACTGCGCTGCTCATGCCAACGGAGCCCAACCGATCATCGTCCAGAGCTTCAAGCAGATCGTGTGGCGGGGGTCGCCCGTCGTCAGACGTATCGTTCCACCAGCGTGTTACACCCCGCTGGTTCAGGCTACGGAGAAATCGATCCAACCGCCGCTGGTCACCTTGGTCAACTCGGCGGGCCACAAATTGACCGTTGAACTCCGATCGCACCGTCTTGAGGACGCGGTCAAAGGCCGCCCTAATCCGACTGGTGAGATCCGCCCGATCGTCGATCAGTGTTTGGAACGCACGCTCGGCGGATTTGTGCTGGTCCCATGTCTGCTTGAGCGTAGCCTCGTAGCTCGTGCGGAGAGAAGCATGGCTGCTGAGCGCTTGGAACTCCTTGATCTTCGCCGCGGCCAGGCCGCGGTCGGCTAACCCTCGTTCCACGTCGGTCCGGACTGAGTGTTCGTGGTGTTGCAGTGCAGCTGCTGCCTTCTCCATCATCGCGTTCGTTTCTGTCCAGGTTGCAGTGACCGTCTGAAGTTTCCCGCGGATGCCTCTCCAGCGTTCGCGAAATTCCTGTGGGTTGTTGCTGATGCCCGCTGCCTGCAGGGTGTTAGCCAAGACTGCGCCGATCTCGGGTATTTCGAGTGAGGCAGCCGATTGCAGCACACGGTTCAACTCACCCGCCAGTTGTCTTGAGCCATCCGCCGCATCCTGCCATTCCCTAAAGTCCCGAGATGCACGATGCAGGTTCTCGATGCCGGCGTCGGAGAATGCTTCGAGGTCCTCGGCAGCCTGTTGGCTTCGGTCGAATGCCTGGGCGGCATCGGCAAGATCCTCATCGAGCTTCGTCAGACGTCGTACTGCGCTGCTTAGCTCCCGGTCGAGAGCCTCCAAGCGGGTCTTCTTGTTCGTGATCTCGCCGATCTCGGAACTTGCCAACCGAGCGAGGATTTCTTCGATCGCTTCGGGGGCTTGCGCCAATCGCTGCAACTCGTTCTGCGCATGGAATACTGCCGGCCATCGCTCGTGAAGCGATGAGGTTGAGTCACTCCCAGGGCAATCCAACGAGATCGCCGGCAATCCGCCGAGGAAGCGCTCCCGCGCGCGCGCTTCGACCTGGGCCCTGACCGCTTCGTCCTGCGGCAGCCTTGCACCCACGTACACGCGCAAGCCGTCGAGCAGGGTACTCTTGCCGGTCATGCTCCCGCCGATGATGCAGGTCAGGTCGGGGCTGAGGTCAAATCGTGAGTCGCGGTCGTCGGGAGAGCCAAAGAAGGCAGCCCGTCCATTCACCGTAATCGACTTCAGCCACGGGCGTTCACTGACCGTCACGTCGGGAGCGGGAATCTCGGACAGATCACCGCACTCATTGCGCTCGTAAGCGATGCGCATGCGGGAGTCGCTCGCTATGAAGGCTTGCCGTAGCGATTCTATCCTGGGGCTCGCAAGCTTGAACCACGTATGGCGTTTACCAATGTCCTTGACCCGGTATGCATCACTCCCGTGAAAGAACGCTTGTCGGTGTTCTGCCATTCCGTCTGTCAGCCACCGACGTTTACGCACCGTATCCACTGGCAGTTTCATGTCACCGAGCTCGAGACCGGCTATCTCATCATGCCGAAAGAGCCGTAACACTTGCGCTTTCTGTGCACCTAGCAATCCCTTGTCATCGTCGATGTGAGGTGCGAGTGTCAGGTAGTTCCACCGAGAAGCACCGCTCCGTGTTGCCACGCGAGCTTGGAATTCGCGCAGCTCCCGGAACACACTCGGAGCGCTCTTGCTGGACACTTGTAGCTCGGTGTCGTGCCAAGGAGACACGCCTCCCATCAGCAAGTCGAACGCTTTGAGATAGTGTTCGCGGCCGATCTCGGGATCGAATATGAACAGCAGGTGCAAGCCGCTCTTGCCGTTGTTCAGTGACGGTTCGAAACCCGGAAACACGGCGTATATCTTGTCCCTGAACGGTATGCCGCCGTCGTCCACACCTGCATTCCACTCCTCGACGATCCGCCATGCCGCGCTGATCCCGTCGTCGACTCGGGGCGAGTGGGGCGTGACGGCGATCACGCGGACGTTGTGCTCGACGGCCTGTTTCAGGAAGCATCGAGCGTAGGCTGTGATGGCTTGTTCCGAAGTCGCCGGCCCTGGCACGCCCGGCGGCATCTTCGCGCGGCCACCGGGAAGGTCGTCAATGGTGTGGACGTGCAAGTCAGTCTTGAACCAGCGTGCTCCCGGGACTTCACGATGCCAACTGTCAGTCTTGTTCCGAGTGAACCCAGACATTACATCCAAACCTCGGCGATTCCCCGGTGCACTATACGGTACAGCACCCGCGCTTACCAACCGCTTCCCTTGCAAGGGAACGCATTCTGTCCGAGGATGCCCGTCGTTGGGACCACTTCATCGTCACCGGTTGTCAGCCCGTTACGCGCTGCGGTAGAGCTTGGTGAGGGAGAACTCGCGGTGGCCGAGGGTTTCGGCGCAGGTGAGGCGGCCGTTGCAGGTGCGGAGGGTCAGGTCGATCAGGGCGTCGCCGGCCTCGTCGTAGGTCATCTCGCGGCGCAGGATGCCGGATACGTCCAGGTCGATGTGCTCCGCCATGGTGCGCGCGGTGCGCGGGTTGGCGGTGAGCTTGATCACCGGCTCGATCGGGTGGCCGATCACGTTGCCCTGGCCGGTCGGGAACAGGTGTACCACGAAGCCGGCCGCGGCCTGCAGGGTCACGCACTCGGCGGCCGCCGACGAGGTGTCCATGAAGTACAGCCCCGGCCTGTCGGGCGGCTCCTGGGCCGGCTCGAGCACGTCGACGAAGCGCGTGCTGCGGCCGATCTTCTGCAGGTTGCCGAACGCCTTCTCCTCGATGGTGGTCAGGCCGCCGGCGATGTTGCCCTTGGTGGGCTGCGACTCCGACAGGTCGCTGGTCTTGTGCGGCTCGATCACCTCGTCCATGTACGCCTGCCAGGTGGCCAGGAACTTCTCCTTCACGGCGGCGGTGGCGGCGCGCTCGGCGCACACCTGCTCGGCGCCGGTGAGCTCGGAGGTCTCCCCGAAGCAGGAGGTGATGCCGAGCGGGTCGAGCTTGTCGAGCAGGTTGCCGACCGTCGGGCAGGAGCCGCTGCCGGAGGTGGTGTCCGACTCGCCGCACTTCATCGACAGGTGGAGCTGGTCGATGCCGCACTCCTCCCTGCGCAGCTCCGAGGCCCAGATCGCGAATTCCTGGGCGGTGCGGGAGGCGGCGGCGATGGTGGCCAGATCGCCGTGTTCCTCGATCGAGAAGCCGGCCACCGGCTTGCCGGTGGCGCCGATGCCGTCCACCACCCGCGCGGTCCAGCCCGGCTCAATGCCGATCACCACGCACGCCGCGACGTTGGGGTTGCAGCCGGTGCCGATGATGGTGCGGAAATACAGCTCCAGGTCGGCGCCGAACTGCAGGCGTCCGTAGGCGTGCGGAATCGCGAGCGTGCCCTTGATGTTGTTGGCCACCGCCTCGCAGGCGGCGTTGGAAATGTCGTCGAGCGGCAGGATCAGCACGTGGTTGCGGATGCCCACGCGGCGGTTCGCGCGCCGGTAGCCCCAGAACGAACCCGGCAGAGTCGCAGCCATGTTACCAGCGCCTCGTCTTGACGTTGTGCACGTGTACGTGACGGCCCGCGCCGATCGGCGCGATCGCGCGTCCGATGTCGTGGCCGTACTTGATGATGGAGTCGCCGGGGGCGATCTCGGTGAGCGCGATCTTGTGCCCGAGCGGAATCGGATCGTGGGCCCGTATGGTGACCGTGACGTCGCCGTCCATCAGCCAGCCGGTCAGCTCCTGCTCTGCCCCGATGCCCTCCGCAACCGCCACTCCGACGGTATCTTCTTTATGGTGAATAACATAGTGCGTAGCCACTGGTGTCCGTGAAATCCTCCTAGCCTTTCAGCGCTCCGCTGGTAAGTCCCTTCACGATGCGCTCGTGGAACAATACATAGATGATGATGCTCGGGACGATGGTAACCACGATCGCCGCGAACATCGCCGTGTAGTCGGTAAAGAACTGGTGCACGAAGTGGCGGATGCCGAACTGGACGGTGCGCACCTGCTGGCGCGAGGTGAGCAGCAGGGCATAGATGAACTCGTTCCAACCGAACAGGAACACGAACGTGCCCGCGGTCACCAGGCCCGACTTGGACAGCGGGAACACCACCTTGGTGAAGCGCTGCAGGAAGGTCGCGCCGTCGATCACCGCCGCCTCCTCCAGCTCGAACGGAATCGACTTCATGTAGCCGTGCATCAGGTAGGTCGAGATCGGCAGGTTGATCCCGGTGTAGGTCAGGATCAGCGCCAGCCGCGTGTCGTACAGGCCGAGCGCGTTGATCAGCCGGAAGTAGGGCGCCATCAGCCCGATGATCGGGATCAGCACGCCGGCCAGGATAAGGCTCAACAGCACCCCGCTGAACGGAAACCTCTCGCGCGCGAACACGAACGCCGCCATCGAGGTCACCAGCACGGTGATCGCGGTGGACGCGAACGAGATGATGATGCTGTTGCGGAACAGGCCGAACAGCCCGGCGATCCGGAACGCCGTCACGTAGTTCTGGAACTGCCACACCTCCGGCAGCGCGAACGGCCGCGTGGTCAGCTCCAGGTTGGTCTTGAAGCTGGAGATCACCAGCCACAGCAGCGGCACGAACGTGAACACCAGGAAGAACCCGAGCACCAGCCACTTCCCGGTGCGCCCGGATGCCACCCCGAAAGTCATCCGCGCGCCGGCGATATCGCTCACCGCGGCCTCCTATTGCGCCGACTCGGACGCGGCATCGCGCCTGCCGACGGTGGTGCGGATCAGCGTGATCAGCGCCAGGCCGATCAGCACCAGCGTGCCGCCGGTGGCGTTGGCGTGCCCGTAGTCCAGGGCGGCGGTCATCTTGTAGAGTTGCAGGCCGAGCACCGTGGTGCGGAACGCGGGACCGCCGTCGGTGAGCAGGAAGGTCGCCTCGAAGTGGCGCAGGGCGAAGGCGGTGGCCAGCGTCATGGTGGTGATCAGGATCGGCTTGAGCATCGGCAGGGTGATGTAGCGCTCCTGCTGCAGCACGTTGGCACCGTCGAGCTGGGCGGCGTCGTAGTAGCTCTCCGGGATGGTCATCGCGTAGGCCAGGATGATGATCATGAAGTAGCCGATGTAGAACACTTCCTGGGTCAGTATGGCCGGCAGCGCGGTGGCCAGCTCGCCGAGCCAGTTGCGCGTGAGGTGCGCCGCCCCGAGCCGTTCCAGCGCCTGGTTGATGATGCCGTACTCGGCGTTGTAGATGGCCCGCCACATCATCGCGATCGCCACCTGGCTGATCACCACCGGAACGAAGTAGACCGTGCGCAGCAGCCGCCAGGCGAACGGCTGCCGCGCCAGGATCATCGCCACCAGCGCGGCCAGCGCGATCTTGCCGACCGCCAGCGCCGCCACCCAGACGAAGTTGTTGCGTAGCGCGAACTGGAACTGGCGCGCCTGGAAGTTGTCAAGGTAGTTCTGCACGCCCACGAACACCGGCGCCGTGATGCCGTTCCACTCCAGCGTGCTGATCACGAACACGAAGCCGAGCGGGTACACGAAGTACATCGCGAACAGGGCCAGTGTCGGGGCCAGGAACACGGCGCGCCAGAACCAGACCCGGCTGGACCGCACTGTCATCGCATCACCGCCTCCCCATGCGAAAAGAAAACGACCCGCCGCCTGGTGAGACAGCGGGTCGTCCCATCATCGAACTCCGGCCGGGCTACCGGTTGGCGTCGACCAGCATCTGCACGAACTCGGCCGGCGTCGCCTCGCCGAGCGCCATCGCCGCGAGCGCCTCCTTGAACGTGTCCACCACCTGCACCTTGTGGGCGACGGTAAGCGGAGGGATCACGAACGTCGCGTCGCTGCTGGCCTGCACGAACGCACGCTGCAGCGGGTCCGCCGCGTCGGTGAGCTCGTACTTGATCGAGAACATCGATCCCGCCGACTCGCTGACGAAGCGGACGTTCTCGGGATCGGTCATGAACTGCATCCACGTGACCACCGCCGCGCGCCGGTTCGGATCGTCGGTGTTCGCGGCCGCCAGGTTGGACAGCATGAACCCGATCTGGTGGCCGTGGTGGTCGCCGACCTGAGGCGCCGCCGCCACCTTGGTGGCCGAGTAGGTGTCCGGCGCGTCGTTGCGGATGCGGCCGATGTACCAGGGGCCGTTCAGGAACACCGCGGTGTTGCCGGCCATGTAGTGGCCGCCCGACACGCCGGCGTCGCCGCCGACCGCGTCGCGGGTGGTGTTGCCGTCCTGGTACAGGCGCATCAGCACCGCCGCCGCCTGCTCGAACACCGGGTCGGACAGCGGCTTCGACCACACGTCGGGGCCGCCGATGCTGCCGGCCAGGTGGCTGAACCACAGCATGCTGGTCCACGCGTTGCCGCCACCGGTCATCTGGCTGGTCGGCACGATGTCCGCCGCCTTCAGCGCGTCGGCCAGCGCCCAGAACTCGTCCATCGTTGCCGGGAACTCGTCGTACCCGACGGTGGCGAGGTGCGCGCTGTTGTACCAGATCGGCGTCAGGCCGATCTCGTACGGGACGGTCTTGGTGCGGCCGTTGCGCGTGCTCGCCTCGATATAGCCGGACACGAAGTTCTCCGACCACGGCCCGCTCAGTTCCTCGGTGAAGTCCATCAGCACGTCGGAGTCGTAGTACTGGAAGGTGGTCGGGTTGGGGGAGAAGATGAACAGGTCGGGCGCGCTGCCGCTGGCAAGCTGCGTATTCATCTTGTCCGCGTACCCGTCGTAGTCGGGGATGCCCTCCAGCTCGATACGAATCGCGCCCTCGTTCTCCTCGTTGAAGCGCTCGATCAGCGCCGCGATGGTCTCCGACTTGGAGTCGGGCGGCACCCAGATCGTCGGCCAGTCGAGCACCACCTCGCCTGCCGCCCCTTCCTGGCCGGGGGCACCCATCACCGGCGCCGCGGCCGCCAGCACCAGGGCTCCCACCAGGAACCCCATCAATAGTCGTCGCATACTTCCTCCTGTTGCGTCCCCTGAAATAATCGAACACGAGCCCGCGGGTCAAGTTCCTGTGTCACTCCGTCACCCCGGCCGCGACGAGTCGGGCGTGCATCCATGAATCCGGGCAGGACCAGCGCCCCGGTCAGCGGTCCGACCAGTGGATGAGGGCGCCGATCACGCCTTCACGGTTGCCGTGCAGGATGCCGCGGTACAGGTTCGGGGCGTCGCGGCTGGAGACCCTGTGGGTCACGGTGTGCTGCCACGGCAGGTAGCCGAGCGCCAGGTTGTGCATGATCATCTCGCGCGCCGGCTCCTCTCCGTCGTTACAGGGGAAGAACATCTTGACCCGCTTGCCGTGCGGCACCGGGTAGCGGAAGTGGATCGGATCCTTGCCGTAGTGGCCCTGCCACACGAACTTGCCGCGCGGCCGGGTCAGGGCGATGGCGGCGTCGATGTTGGCCGGCAGGCCGGTGGCCTCGAACACAACGTCGCAGCCGCCCGGCCAGCGCTCCTCGACGGCGCGCGCCACGTCGGTGGTGGAGGCGTCGATCAGGTGGCGGGCGCCGAGCTTGCGCGCCACCTCCAGCCGCGCCGCGTCCCGGTCCACCGCCACCACCACGCAGCCGCGCTGGTTGGCCCACACCACCACCGACAGGCCCACCAGGCCGACGCCGAACGCCAGCACCGAGTCGCCGAGCCGCGGGTTGCTGATGTCCACCCCATGCAGACCCACGCCCGGCAGCACGAAGGCGCTGGCGATGTCCACCGGCACGCCGTCGGGCAGGAGGGCGGTGTCGGGGCGCCCCGCGTCCAACACGGCGTGGCTGGCGTGGCTGCCGGCGACGGTGTGCACCGGTGCGCCGTCGAGCACCATGCCGGGGCTGGCGCGGAAGTACACCAGGTCGCCGGCGGCGTAACCTGACACCTCGGCGCCGGCGGACTCGACCACCCCGGTGGCCATGTAGCCGGTACACAGCGGGTAGCGGACGCCGTCGAGCGTCCCGCGCACGAACATGAACTCGGTGCCGATGCTGACCCCGGACCACAGCGTGCGGACCACCACGTCGTTGGCGCCGGGATCGGGCAGCGAGACTTCACGCAGCGCGAAATCGTGCTGCGCGTCGCAGATCAGGGCTTGCGCTTCCATTGGGGCGAACCTCCTCGTCCCGGCCGCGGGGCAGGGCCCGCGGCCGGCGGCTGTTTCTGGTAGTCCGTTTCCGGGACGGTGTCAAGCAATCCGTCCCAATCCCCATCTCTTCCACCGTCTGCCGCGGCTGGGTGGGTGCGGCGGCGCTGCCCGGCTGCTGCAGATACCGCGCGGCCGCGAACCCGCGAACCCGCGCTGGCGATGCCGTACCCGGTCCGGCGGCGGAAGGGCGGTGGCCTTGCCGCCCCGACTGCCCGCGACTCCCGGAACGGCTGGCGCCCGGCGCCGCGGTATCATAGAGTGCAGGGTGTTGTGATGCTGGCTGTTGCAGCGGTCCTTGGCGCGCCCGGCCGTCGGAGCGCCGCCGGCGGCGAAGGTGGCCCGTCACCGTGAAGTTTCCGCCCCGACTGGAGGGGAATCTCCGTCATTTGTACGGCCCGCGGGCCGCCGGCGCGCTCGCGGAACTGGGGGAGTTGTGGCTGCGCCACGGCCTGGCCGCGGGAGCGCGCGAAGACGCGTCGGCGGCACCGCCGGGAGCGGTGCGCATGCCCGACGCAGGCGACATCGCCATGATCGCGTACGCCGATTCGATCCGCGGCGCCGACGGGTCGCCGCTGGCCGCGCTGCGGCGCTTCGTGCGGCGCTACCTGTCGGGGGGGTCGATCAACACGCTGCACCTGCTGCCGTTCTTCCCGTGGGACACCGACCGCGGCTTCTCGGTGCAGGACTACCGCGCGGTGGACCCGCGCAACGGCACCTGGGAGGATATCGAGGCGCTGGCCGGCGAATTCGCCCACCTGATGGCCGACCTGGTGATCAACCACGCTTCGCTCGACAACCCGCTGGTGCAGGGGGCGCTGACCGGCGATCCACGCTACCGGGACTTCGTAATCCGTTATGACGACGGCGAGCAACCCGATGCGGCCGCGCTCGCGGCGCTCACCCGGCCGCGGCCGGACCCGGTATTGACGCGTTATTTCCTGGTGGCCACCGGTGGCCACACGCGGGCGACGTTCGATCCGCCGGTCGTCGAAGCGGCGCAGGGCGATGAAACGCCCGTCCATGGCGGCGGCTGGGTATGGACCACGTTCTCGCGCCCGCCCAACGCGGATGGCAGCGCGGCCACCCGGCAGGTCGACCTCAACTTTCGCAACCCGCGCGTGCTGCTGGAGATGCTGGAGGTGCTGCTGTGCTATCGCGGGCACGGCGCCGACTGGGTGCGGCTCGATGCCGCCGGCTACATGTGGAAGGAGCTCGGCACCGCGAGCATTCACCATCGCAACACCCACCGGCTGCTGCAGGTGCTGCGCGATGCGCTGGCGGGGCGAGCGGACCTGGTGAGCGTGGCCGAAGTGAACGAGCCGCAGGACACCATTCTGCCCTACCTGGGCAGCGCGGAAGCGGGAGTGGAGAGCGACCTGGTGTACCAGTTCGCACACTTTCCGCTGGCGGTGCACGCACTCCTGTCGGGCGACGCGAGCCACTACAAGCGCTGGCTCGGCACCCTGGAGCAATTCGGGGGCCGGCAGTTCATTACGGTGTACGGGAGCCACGATGGCATGGGCCGCAAGCCGGTGCTCGGCCTGCTGCCCGACGCCGACCTGGAACGCATGGTGCGGGATATGGTCGCCGGCCACGGCGCGCTGCCCAACTACTCCAGGCAGCCGGGCGGCGGCCGCATCATCTACGAGCTGTGCGCCACTCCGTGGAGCCTGATCAACCGCGCGCACGCCGATGAGCCGCTGCAGCTCCAGGTGGACCGCTACGTGGCGTGCGCGGCGCTCGGCCTGACCCTGCGCGGCGTGCCGGCGTTCTACGTCAACGGCCTGCTGGGCGTTCCCAACCGGCTCGACCCCGACCACCTGGACGAGAACCGCTCGATCAACCGCGAGCAGTTCGACGAGGCGGCACTGTACGCGGAACTGGACGACCGCGGAAGCCGGATGCGACAGGTGCTGGAGCGGCTCCTGCGCCTGATCGCGGTGCGCGCGGGCGAGGCGGCGTTCGCACCCGGCGGACCACCCCTGCAGGTGCTCGACACGCCGCCTGCCGTGGTGGCGCTGGTCGCGGACGGCGGCGCGCGCCGCGTGGTTGCTTTGACCAGCGTGTCCGCTGCCGCGCAGCGGGTTGCGCTGGACGCCGCCCTGTTCTCGGGCCGTAGCGCGGTGGTCGAGCTCATCACCGGCAGCGCACCGGCGCGTCCGATCGGAGCGACGTGGGAACTGACGCTCGGTCCCTACGAAGTCCAGTGGCTGGCGGGCGCCCGGTAGAGTAGACCGAACGGAGGGCACTCCGCCGCCGCGGTGCTCGCTCGACAGCAGCTCCGGTGGTGGCACGTGCTACGCTCTCGGGCACGCGGGAGCCCACGAGACCGGGTGCGCCGGGTGCGGCGGCCCGTTGCCCTCGTTGGCCTGAAGCCGCCTGCGGTGAGTTGGGGCGTGCTGCTTCAGGACGCCCAGAACGTACGCACCGTGGCGCTGTACCCGTGGCTGCTGCTGCCCGGCGTGTTCATCATCATCACCGTGCTGGCGTTCAACTTCCTCGGCGACGGCGCCCGCGACGCCGCCGATCCCTACCGCTGACCGCCTCCGAACCGCCCGCCGTCAACACCAGCGGCCTGGCGGCGTCGTGATCTCCCGGATCGCGCGGACTGCCCGCCTGGCTCGTTGCGCACTTCGGGACTCGGCTGACTCGGCTGCGTCCAGGGCGAGGAGCTGCTTCCACAGCGCCCAGCCGCGCGCCCGCCGCCAAGTGAGCTCGTCGGGTTGTAGCTGCGCGCGGAAGACAGTTCTGCTGCGTTGGTCCAGCAGGGTCCAGGCCACCGTCAGATCGCACGCCGGATCGCCCGCCGCCAACTGGCCGAAGTCGATCACCGCATGCAGTTGTCCATCCCGCACCAACAGGTTACCGGGCGCGATGTCTCCATGCACCCACACCGGATCTGCCTGCCAGCGCGATTCCAGGGCCAGGAGCCACGTTTCCAGCGCCGCGTGGTGGTCGACGCGGCCGCGGCAGCGATCCAGCAGTCGGTCGGTATCGGCGGCATAGGTGGAGAGATTGCCTCCGCGGTAGAAGTTCTCCGGACCCGGTGCGGGTGCGCCGGCGGTGTCCACACCCTGCAGCGCGCTCAGAAAGCTCGCCAGCCGGCGGGCAAAGCCGCTCAGGTCGCGGATGTTCGCCCGCGTGGCCGGCTTGCCCCGGATCCATCGGTTCAGCGTCCAATGCCATAGGTAGCCCGCACCCGGCGCTCCCAGCGCGACCGGGTGCGGGATCGGCAGGGGCAGGTGGCCCGCCAGCCGCGGCAGGCACGCATGCTCGATCAGCGGGCGGGAAGCGTAGCGGCTCGCGCTCGGCAGGCGCGCGCACAGCGAGTCGCCAACCCGGAACGTGCGATTGTCATGGCCGCCGGGGACGACGGCGGCCACCGGCAACGCACGGTACCGGGGAAACTGCTCGGCAATCAGCCGGCGCACGAGGCGGGCGTCGATGGCAGCCGCGGTATCCCGCCATGGCGATGGGCAGCGTGCCGGTCGGCGGGACGACACCGTCGCTTGCGTCATGAGTTGCCTCCCTCCTGGGTGGTGGCACGTGCGTCATCGCCGAACGTATCCCGGAAGAGCGCCTCGACCCGGTTGACCTCTTCATCGGTCAGCCGTGCGAATTCCCTCGTCCGTCCGCGGTGGGACAGTCTGCCGCCGTTCTGGCGCAGAAACCGGAACAGGAGGTTGGACAGACGTTCCGGCATGTCGACGATCAAGTTCACCCCTGTGTCGAAAGCATCGTACTGTTGTAGATACGTGGTTTCCTCCGGCAGGTCGTGCTCGATGGTGTGCCGCACGCACCCGTACAAGAATTCCGCGTGCGCCGTGGCATCGAAGAACCGGTAGAAGTCGGCCGTGTCGTTCAGCACGGTCACGTTGCCGAGTTCGGTCGGTTTCCAATCGACTACCGGCAACAGTCTCTTCGAGTAGTCCTCCAGTGTCGTGCGGTACTCGCGGATTCTGTCCAGAATCGCAGCCGAGACGGGAAACGTGACGCCGAGAGGGTTGAAGCCCCGCGCGGCCAGGACGTGGTGGATCAGGTAGCGGTGTATTCTGCCGTTGCCGTCCTCGAAAGGATGGATGTAGACGAATCCGAATGCCAGTACCGCAGCGGCCAGCACCGGATCGAGTTCCCGTGCCGCCTTCTGGTCGAAGGCGATCAGGCCGTCGACGAGATCCGACAGGTCCTCCGGCCTCGCGCTTACGTGGTCCGGGATTGGCTGTCGGGTGTCCCGATCCCACTCGCCGACGAATCCTCCTTCGTTCCTGAGACCGAGTTCCACGAAGCGCGCATCGCCGATCACGATCTCCTGCAGTCGAAGCAGTTCGTCGAGGTTCAGCGGCTGCGTGCCCGCTTGACCGATCGCGCGGCCCCAGCGCTGGATGCGGTCTTGCGGGGGGCGTTCGCCTTCGATGACGAAGCTCGCCTGGGAGTCCTTGAGCAGCAGAAACGCCGCGGCGCGCGCCATCAGATCCTGCGGCACCGCGGCGGCGGCTTCGCGTGCGCTTGACGGCAGGTCCAGCTCGATGAAGCGTTCAAGGGGCTCGGTGCGGGACACGAGCGGGCAAAACTCGGGGACACCGGGCAGGTTGTTCTTGACGCGATGGCGCGTGGAATTCTCGGCGGCGGCGGGGAACTGCAGTTTCGGGTCGACGACCAGTGGATAGGCGCCGCGGTCGGCGTTCGGCAGATCAAGCCTTCTGCCGGTAAGCCATTCGTGCAGGAACCAGACGCGCCGTGCGTAGGCGCCGGTAGGAGCGGCTCTGACGAGAGCCTCGATCGGCGCGGGCCCGGTGGCAAGGAACAGCCGCTTGAGCACGGCCAGATCGAGCCCCT
This window of the Spirochaetaceae bacterium genome carries:
- a CDS encoding aminoglycoside phosphotransferase family protein; protein product: MTQATVSSRRPARCPSPWRDTAAAIDARLVRRLIAEQFPRYRALPVAAVVPGGHDNRTFRVGDSLCARLPSASRYASRPLIEHACLPRLAGHLPLPIPHPVALGAPGAGYLWHWTLNRWIRGKPATRANIRDLSGFARRLASFLSALQGVDTAGAPAPGPENFYRGGNLSTYAADTDRLLDRCRGRVDHHAALETWLLALESRWQADPVWVHGDIAPGNLLVRDGQLHAVIDFGQLAAGDPACDLTVAWTLLDQRSRTVFRAQLQPDELTWRRARGWALWKQLLALDAAESAESRSAQRARRAVRAIREITTPPGRWC
- a CDS encoding Fic family protein; amino-acid sequence: MPLPRTLSATGERHRFLAQAGWRIYSPRHAPPPSLAGHLTFALKHEGLDLAVLKRLFLATGPAPIEALVRAAPTGAYARRVWFLHEWLTGRRLDLPNADRGAYPLVVDPKLQFPAAAENSTRHRVKNNLPGVPEFCPLVSRTEPLERFIELDLPSSAREAAAAVPQDLMARAAAFLLLKDSQASFVIEGERPPQDRIQRWGRAIGQAGTQPLNLDELLRLQEIVIGDARFVELGLRNEGGFVGEWDRDTRQPIPDHVSARPEDLSDLVDGLIAFDQKAARELDPVLAAAVLAFGFVYIHPFEDGNGRIHRYLIHHVLAARGFNPLGVTFPVSAAILDRIREYRTTLEDYSKRLLPVVDWKPTELGNVTVLNDTADFYRFFDATAHAEFLYGCVRHTIEHDLPEETTYLQQYDAFDTGVNLIVDMPERLSNLLFRFLRQNGGRLSHRGRTREFARLTDEEVNRVEALFRDTFGDDARATTQEGGNS